Part of the Bradysia coprophila strain Holo2 unplaced genomic scaffold, BU_Bcop_v1 contig_87, whole genome shotgun sequence genome, cgaaaaggAGACTCTTTGTTCTACTTATGTAGTGAACATGCTGAGAGcttcgaaagtagtgcttagaacatgaaaaatacggttttcgacgcatgcagtatgtaatagtacattacttaccaatggaaACTTCAGAAAACCAACGACAATTTGTACAATGGAACAGGTATCCCTTTATCTGAACTCAAGTCGACCTGCTTGAACTGACCTGAATTTATCTGAAAaccgaaaatcaataaaagttCAAGCAAATCAAGTCAGGACTTAGGTATACCTGAAAAATCCCAGATATACCTGAAATCTGACCTGATTTATGCGAACTTTTGCTGattttcaggtttcaggtaaaTTCAGGTCAGATTAGCCTGaatttcaggtttcaggtcaacttgacctgttccgagccttaaatTTGATCTTGAAATATCAGTTTTCATGTAATATAACATGTTACGCACACGACATGTTATGGTGTCAAGTTCGTCTGCGGCTCGTACTGGTAATATCACACCTAGTACGtaaaacaacaacattctGCTATCGAAAGTACCTAGCTGTTTCGGATCCTGATAGCCCAACATTGCTCGACCGATTATCAGTTAGACCTAATCTTCTAGATAAAGCACACCATCTCTTGCTTCAATGGGTTCCTATTCAAACTGCTTCGTCAGTGCTCAGATTGgagtttcattttcaattcttaCTTAAACGCTGGTCGAAATAATCTTACTGCATTCTACAGAGCGGTTAGTCGTTGTCATAATGACCACTTTTGTGTTTGTACTATGCTCTGTGCTATTAATATCAATAAATACGCAACATTCGGTTGAAGCAGCCAATCCTTGTCAATCGCGACGTTTTCAGCATGACTCCGTCGTATGCGTTTGCACTGAGAGCTACTGTGACACTCTAGATCCTATAACTCCAACCAAATGTGGAATTCTTCATGTGTACGAAAGTGATCGAGCTGGTAAACGTTTAGAGAGAAGAGACGTACAGTTTGGCAACGATTTGACTGGAGTTTCGTTTCGCAATGTAACAATCAACCGAAATCTGAAGTATCAAGAAATCATAGGATTTGGTGGTTCTTGGAGCGATGCTGCCGCCATCGgattgaatcgtctttcatcGAATCTTAGAACCAAAGTGCTACACTCTTATTTCTCAGATGAAGGCATCGAATATTCGACTGCCAGAGTTGTCATCTCTGGTTGTGATTTCTCTAATAGACCATATACGTACGATGACGTTGCTGACGACTGGGAGTTGAATAACTGGGCTCTTGTTGAGGAGGATTTGCAAATGAAGGTTTGAGAGTGTTACCTTGTAACCGATTCGACTTTGGATTACTAATTTTTCCCCTCCGTTAGTTTCCTCAAATGAAGGAAGCATTGCAGCACGCAGACAAATCGATTAAGTTTATTGGCTCGTCATGGAGTCCCCCAGCATGGATGAAAACAAATGGAAAACTTAACAATGGAGGACAGCTCATTTCTGAAGCAGGTTCATACCAATGGAAACAATACGCCAAATATCTCCTAAAGTAAAATGTTGTGATGTTCCGACGATCTGACCACTTTCTGACCTAATGTCTTTCATTCAGATTCTTTGAATCGTACAAAGCCAATGGACTTCCTTTCTGGGGCATGACAATTCAGAATGAACCAATGACTGGATGGGATGCATCCTTTCCATGGAACACTTGTGGATTTAACGCTGAGATGGAACGCGACTTTGCTAAACTCGATCTGGGACCCATTTTCGAAGCCGCTGGATTTCCGCCCGAATCTTTTCACATTCTGGCACTTGACCACAATCGCCCTCTGGCCAAAGACTGGGCTGACGTCGTCTTTAATGACACAGTCGCTTCACGCTATTTGGCTGGTCTTGCTTTGCATTGGTATTTTTACGGTACTGCTGGTCCATATTCAGTCTATGACGACATTCACGACAAGTTTGCCGATAAAATTCTTCTCGCTACCGAAGCATGCAATCGAAATGATGATGACAATGATCCCATCGGATTAGGTCTATGGGTACTAGCTGAAGACTATGCTCATGATATTCTACTGAATTTACTACATCGAGTTCAAGGATGGATTGACTGGAATCTGGTTTTAGATATGGAGGGTGGACCGAATTGGGTGGGAAATACGCATTCGGCGCCAATCATTGTCAATCCAGAGGCTGgagaattttacaaaaacactCAGTACTACAGCATGGctcatttttcgaaatttcttcCACCTGGTACAGTTCGCATTGGTGGAATGGTAGAGGAGGAAGGTAAACTGGAACTGGGAGTCTTTGAAAGACCTGACGGTGGAACAGTTGTTATTGTAATTAATACATACGATCAGGAGCAGTACTTCAATTTGAATGATCCTGATGTGGGTGATGTACGAGTGAAAGTTGAACCACATTCATTCAACTCAATGGTATATTATGGCGAGGAGTGTGTTAGTGGTAGTGCAAAGGTGTTTCAtccgataatgataatgattttAATATTGCCAGCGCTGCTTTCGTTAGTCTAAGTAGAActttctgaataaaagagaagaaaacataaattgAGATTTCCTTTCGAGTAGGCATCATAGAGGCGGAAACCCAAATCTAAGATTCCTTGTTTCCCTTTCCCAAGTACTTCTCCTTCAAGCACTTTCCATGATGCCAAATATTCTCATCGTGGAGAATCGATGGACCGATCACCGATCTATTCTATGGAGATGAATATTAAGCTTGCAGTGGTTCGTGACTACTCGCCGTCGTTCCGATATAGTCACTTTCAGAATCTCATCGTTACTTGATTTTGTGCTTCTCTCTCAGACAAGCCTGATAATTGAATgttaattcccttgactgtaagtcagggtcttatgccggAAAATACCCTAGAATGTTTGTATACCAAaggttgtatgaaatgttatgaaaaacggaattgtttgtcccaatattttgcttgtatacacgataacttgagtaattatcaaccaattaccaattttatttttttaatcgacgcagaattgaattcctgaggttaagttcgaagatgggatatgtgggattaaggatctgaaagttattccagaaaaacagtattttccactgttggaaaattcaatcgaaaaagattactttgatgaaatttgattttgttggttATATTAGTTATCGCGCATGTTAGTtggctatcacggtgatagtcagctatcacggtgatagtcagctatcacggtgatagtcagctatcacggtgatagtcagctatcacggtgatagtcagctatcacggtgatagtcagctatcacggtgatagtcagctatcacggtgatagtcagctatcacggtgatagtcagctatcacggtgacaGTCAGCTaacacggtgatagtcagctatcacggtgacaGTCAGCTaacacggtgatagtcagctatcacggtgatagtcagctatcacggtgatagtcagctatcacggtgatagtcagctatcacggtgatagtcagctatcacggtgacaGTCAGCTaacacggtgatagtcagctatcacggtgatagtcagctatcacggtgacagtcagctatcacggtgatagtcagctatcacggtgatagtcagctatcacggtgatagtcagctatcacggtgatagtcagctatcacggtgatagtcagctatcacggtgatagtcagctatcacggtgatagtcagctatcacggtgatagtcagctatcacggtgatagtcagctatcacggttatagtcagctatcacggttatagtcagctatcactcATGATAGTTTTCTAcaacggtgatagtcagctattaCAGGCAAAATTAGCATATTTCACGccatgacataaaatatttataaaattttatgaaaaaccaatttctgaatcgttactcaaatgtatggaatgacactaaaaaaacaatcaaacaatcatgattaaaggttttgtgaatgtagaAAGTACCGGGGGGTACATAAGTGTAAGGGAAGAACGactgctaggaatttcgcgccgcgccttatattttgtataaggaaaatgtcactttgtgggttattgtgaatgacacggcgcgaaattcctcaacaccggAAGAACGTCTACCGTCctattttatattgtaccaaagtgaaagagtcctctaatcgttccaaattcgcatctttagacccgtacgaagtactggggtcttataggtttacgcatacgtttgtaacacgtcgaattagactccctgagtaaggggaaacctattgtggttgtctagagatgccaaatccgcgaaaaaaaaatgtccgtctgtccgtctgtctgtctgcacgataacttgagtaaaacgcatccgattttgaaaattctttttttttgccgtttggtaatgtcaaaagacaggctaagttcgaagatgagtgattttggatcgacccctcccgagctgtggcccaataagtgctttacggtttttcgaagatatctccggacattcaaacgttacacttgtaactgatacgtcaaataaaaggtatttacaataccgatcgacaaaaaaaaagtttatggaaatcggatgaccgactcgtgagttagaccccttggtgtggaacaggcacagggcggcaagcagtttttgcttgtaggtcggccacatttgaacatatttcgtctgttttagctttattagataggtattgaccgtaccaatcagggaaaaaaattattatgaaattatgttctccggagcgtgagctaggtctcttggagtgagctcttatctggctactcggaagtacagtgaacgtggtgtattttgacaatatctcgagtaaattttgaccgaatttcatgattttttttgtttgaaaggtattaacgaatgtaaagcgtcggtactatttccggtctcctaacaaaatggctgccggcggccatattggattttagtaaaattgaagtatcttggggaaaatggtacttagagagtttctgttaacatggaaataatgtgttaagtgtgaggggtttcagggattccatatatggacatctatatatacctatatacagctatattgagctatatacaggcatatagagctatataatagcatattcctctgtgaaatgtttatttacagtgaaatataggtaaatatagcggtatacagctgtttaaataggaatttatgaaatttgacttcgtacggggctgtctatattgactccggcaatttagttgtatatgataacaaggcaaagagtggataatgtaagtgatttaaaaggaagaatagtttttcagcagagaagaaaatgaagtaagagaaatgaggAGTtacacattaaaggcttttgatacgaataggtgtttcgtacgggtcggcgttagctatgttttacttttgtttaacAATAAGACTAAAACTGAATAATAGACGACttatacgagtgggaagtttgcgggcagagcggagcgagggccgtaattcacacgagtctcTGTCTATTTATAtattgttgattaaaaatctggccgcaaatttacaagaaaatagagaacagaaaaagtggttttccAAAAAACTTGTACTCAAGCGAAGGTtttatatcagttatttgtgatgtttcggaagattaacaatggaaaataaaatgaaattgattaaaaatatattgaaaaaattgtcagtcaagggacctgacccgcccaaaaggtggggcctagtttttCGATcagaaaaaatgttaaattcgAGTCTGATTAGTTGATCATAGTTGCTAATGGTGTCGGTGAAGCCATCGGTCTACCAGCTGCTTTCTCGTCTCTTTTGAAGTTCGTCAGATCCGGTATACCGAGCTTGTTAACAAATTCTTCACTATCCGTCTAAATATACAGGATTCAGACTTATTGAGACTATTACCTTATCTTAAGAGCACCACTCAAGAATCGCCGAAACCTCTTCCTagaaaaatcttgaaaattcctaTATGGTGGGAATGCGGAAAATCGGTTCCATATCCGCCACCGTTAAAGATAGGAAAGACTGCCATACCTTATTTCTGATAATTTCATGGAGAAGAAATCTTCTGAACATCATTTccttgcaaaaattaaatttaactcgCATTTTGaaactcaactttttttctgacaaaaaagtccagtgaaaatggaaaattcggaaaaccAAAgtatgtcaaaaaaaaaaactttggactTTACTCTTTCATTTGAGCTACGGCAGGAGGCATGGCGACAGGGACTAAACTAAGGAACATCGCAGGTGGGAATTTTCCCACCTGCGCCCCTCTAATTCCCACCTGCGAATCCAGATCTGCCcacaagaaaaattacaattatctgacttgaaatagtcaaatgaatgtaattttaatacaaattttgcctgcggcgcattgaacctaattgaaaaatgataatggCATTGTCGATATCAGTTTTCTATAATCTTTTATCATCATTTAGATGGAGATACAGAATCAAAGTATTTCACATTTGTAGCTTTCACTTtcctaaaaactaaaaaaaatggaaagaaaacaGGCATGTAAAAAGTGACACTAAAGGAACTAAATCATTCGAAAGGTTTTGGCCTAGAACTATTTTCAGTGAAGTGGCGTATGAAACTCTAAAATGGagttattaacaaaaatgtgaattttgtttctcatttatttctcTCTGGTGTGTTAACGTAAAAATCGGtagaaattctcaaaaaatgtctgtatggAGGGTAAACATCCgagatttttttagattttttggaCGCCTatttaacgatgaaaaaattcaataatttttttccatatgcTAGACAAAATGTGTTACTACCGTTTTTGGTCACTTGATTTGTCTTCATGGAATGTGccttacagtcaaaggcagtcaattttcagcataaatttgcttcagctgtttttcagctgatccacacatacaatcaaaactggttttccttgttcatacggttgaagctgctacacgcacgcgcatgatagtggtaaaaccgtataaagacgtataaacggttgttattgtttgtatggatcagctgaaaaacaactgaagctaatttatgctgaaaattgactgcctttgactgtatgtAATTTACtcagattttttaaaatggcgGAACACAGCCTAATTTAACgaagaatatttgaataaatatttttacctaTAAGTAGGGGtccaaaaattcatcaaaaatcaCAAATGTTATAGACGTTacttgagaattttttcagttacATCCATTGAGATATATAAATTATAGACAAAACTCATCCTCATACCCAAAAACTCACCACTATTGTGATTTTTAGGGCTGATATTCTACCAAAAATACCTTTTAGTCCAGTAAACCGATAATTATCTgtaattttctggaatttgatttttaggtCATATTGTTCATTTTCTCCATCAGGTATGATCGGCAACTTGACGAGActttacattttgacattttgaatgattttttggatGCAAGACCCTAGACTTACGGTCAGGGGAATAATTCCATTTAAatcgtaaaatatatttacgtcAACGTCCTGAACACAtgatattatttttggataaaaaattgttactttggcgcccaagattttgtgtttaggCGCCCCTTCGAAAAATTTCCCACCTGCACagaaatccttattttagtcCCTGCATGGCGACTTGATAATAATTCTTCAAACCTACACATCGCATTAAACTCTGAAAGTCTATAATTACTGATGGTCATATTTTCAGACCTTTGTCACAAAATGCAGTATGCAAACTTCACAGGTGTAGTGTCTACACCTGTTGAGccaaaaatactatttatcgTGAATTCGAACACAGCTGGTACGTTTAATTCTGCCGCCATTAGATCACGGTCAGTGCGTTTAATGCATTTATTGTGATTGTCGAAATCGAATTCTCTCGCGTGTCGCAACTGTCAAAgttaatgtttttcttttacattttgatACATGTGCACATCGGTCGACTAGTTTAGTTAACCAAACGATTTAAGTGCACAATTTAACATAGTATCCAATAACAAACAGTAACAATGAGGCGTCTAAAGAAGGTAAGAACTAGCTACATTCCCATCCCAACTAAATTCATTTCCACCGAAATATTGTAATTGTTGAGGTTATGTTTACAACTACCGAAGAATCCCTTCACGTGTACAGGCTCATTTATTTCCTTGAATGTTTCAGTATGAATCGGGTGAAGGATCCCAATACATCAGCAGACGACAAGCGTTgagaaaacttcaactgtccTTGAATGACTTCCGTCGTCTATGTATTTTGAAAGGAATTTATCCACGCGAACCAAAACACCGA contains:
- the LOC119084625 gene encoding lysosomal acid glucosylceramidase-like, whose translation is MTTFVFVLCSVLLISINTQHSVEAANPCQSRRFQHDSVVCVCTESYCDTLDPITPTKCGILHVYESDRAGKRLERRDVQFGNDLTGVSFRNVTINRNLKYQEIIGFGGSWSDAAAIGLNRLSSNLRTKVLHSYFSDEGIEYSTARVVISGCDFSNRPYTYDDVADDWELNNWALVEEDLQMKFPQMKEALQHADKSIKFIGSSWSPPAWMKTNGKLNNGGQLISEAGSYQWKQYAKYLLKFFESYKANGLPFWGMTIQNEPMTGWDASFPWNTCGFNAEMERDFAKLDLGPIFEAAGFPPESFHILALDHNRPLAKDWADVVFNDTVASRYLAGLALHWYFYGTAGPYSVYDDIHDKFADKILLATEACNRNDDDNDPIGLGLWVLAEDYAHDILLNLLHRVQGWIDWNLVLDMEGGPNWVGNTHSAPIIVNPEAGEFYKNTQYYSMAHFSKFLPPGTVRIGGMVEEEGKLELGVFERPDGGTVVIVINTYDQEQYFNLNDPDVGDVRVKVEPHSFNSMVYYGEECVSGSAKVFHPIMIMILILPALLSLV